One genomic segment of Erythrobacter sp. THAF29 includes these proteins:
- a CDS encoding VWA domain-containing protein, with protein sequence MRFSGFAAIVVLGAIVTGCAGQYDSDVASTGTPEGEIAQAPPPPPPPPPPPPPPPPAAITGDETAIIVTGSRRVERNYASPNAVTVVSGETFVPAVRVATDPGRERYDGKEVSPVKLVAAEPVSTFSVDVDTGAYANTRRFLSQGMMPPKAAVRTEEMINYFRYDYERPADRSRPFTVTTDVAKTPWNEDTYLMRIGLRGYDLPQEDRPPTNLVFLMDVSGSMGSPDKLPLVKTALSGLAGELGEQDRVSIVVYAGAAGLVLEPTNDTRKIRRALEELRAGGSTAGGAGLQLAYNIAEDNFIKGGVNRVILATDGDFNVGVSDRDALVELIENYRDRDITLTTLGFGTGNYNEAMMEQIADHGNGNYSYIDSALEAKKVLGEEMTSTLFTIAKDVKIQVEFNPAVVSQYRLVGYENRILREEDFNNDKVDAGDIGAGHQVTAIYEIVPTGKQGWIPRRRYEDPMPAAASKKFAEAAHVKLRYKLPGGNKSTLIDTVVSYEQMRRAKAPRGDFAFATSVAAFGQVLRGDALMMDFDHEDIGELAGQQDNFWRQEFLQLNALASGMKNGG encoded by the coding sequence ATGCGTTTTTCGGGCTTTGCAGCAATCGTCGTTCTCGGCGCGATAGTAACAGGATGCGCCGGTCAGTATGACAGTGACGTGGCCAGCACCGGAACGCCCGAGGGGGAGATAGCCCAAGCCCCTCCACCTCCGCCCCCGCCCCCACCACCTCCACCTCCACCTCCACCAGCCGCCATCACTGGCGATGAGACCGCGATTATCGTCACCGGCTCGCGCAGGGTGGAGCGGAATTACGCATCGCCAAACGCGGTGACCGTCGTATCGGGCGAAACCTTCGTCCCGGCAGTCCGCGTCGCAACCGATCCGGGGCGCGAGCGCTATGACGGCAAGGAAGTCTCGCCGGTCAAACTCGTGGCGGCAGAGCCCGTCTCAACCTTCTCCGTGGACGTCGATACGGGTGCCTATGCGAATACGCGCCGGTTCCTCAGCCAGGGCATGATGCCGCCTAAGGCCGCCGTCCGGACAGAGGAGATGATCAACTACTTCCGCTATGACTACGAGCGGCCAGCGGACCGCTCGCGGCCTTTCACCGTCACCACCGATGTGGCGAAGACACCTTGGAACGAGGACACCTACCTGATGAGGATCGGCCTTCGCGGATACGATCTGCCGCAAGAGGACCGTCCGCCTACCAATCTCGTGTTCCTGATGGACGTATCGGGATCGATGGGTTCGCCCGACAAATTGCCGCTGGTGAAGACTGCGCTTTCGGGCCTTGCAGGAGAGCTGGGCGAGCAGGACCGGGTTTCGATCGTAGTCTATGCAGGCGCTGCGGGCCTGGTGCTCGAGCCGACCAATGACACCCGCAAGATCCGCCGGGCACTCGAGGAACTCCGCGCAGGCGGGTCGACGGCTGGCGGCGCCGGTCTCCAGCTCGCCTACAACATCGCTGAAGACAACTTCATCAAGGGCGGCGTCAACCGCGTGATCCTCGCCACCGACGGCGATTTCAATGTCGGAGTGTCCGACCGCGATGCGCTGGTCGAACTGATCGAGAATTACCGCGACCGCGACATCACGCTGACAACGCTCGGCTTCGGCACGGGCAATTACAACGAAGCGATGATGGAGCAGATCGCCGATCACGGCAACGGCAACTACTCCTACATCGACAGCGCGCTCGAAGCGAAGAAGGTGCTGGGAGAGGAGATGACCTCGACCCTTTTCACCATCGCCAAGGACGTGAAGATCCAGGTCGAATTCAACCCGGCTGTGGTGAGCCAGTATCGCCTCGTCGGTTATGAAAATCGCATCCTTCGCGAAGAGGACTTCAACAATGACAAGGTCGATGCGGGCGATATCGGTGCCGGACACCAGGTAACCGCGATCTACGAGATCGTTCCGACCGGAAAGCAGGGCTGGATTCCGCGCCGCCGCTATGAAGACCCTATGCCGGCCGCGGCGAGCAAGAAATTTGCCGAAGCAGCGCATGTGAAGCTGCGCTACAAACTGCCCGGTGGCAACAAGTCCACGCTGATCGACACGGTTGTCAGCTACGAACAAATGCGCCGCGCCAAGGCACCTCGAGGCGACTTTGCCTTCGCCACATCGGTCGCCGCCTTTGGACAGGTTCTGCGCGGCGATGCCTTGATGATGGATTTCGATCACGAGGATATCGGCGAGCTGGCAGGGCAGCAGGACAATTTCTGGCGGCAGGAATTCCTGCAGCTCAATGCTCTTGCAAGCGGCATGAAAAACGGCGGCTGA
- a CDS encoding NAD(P)H-dependent glycerol-3-phosphate dehydrogenase, whose amino-acid sequence MSEKATIGVIGAGAWGTALAQMLSTDGRDVLIWAYEAEVVEAINAERRNPMFLPSAHLNETIRATGDLAELARLDTLLCVTPAQVMGKVLGELPTAPRDLVLCSKGIEAGTGRLMNDVAREASPGSEIAVLSGPTFAHEVAAGLPTAVTLACEGGRDQWERLSPTIARPAFRPYYSDDVTGAEIGGSIKNVLAIACGVVDGLELGQNARSALIARGYAEMQRFGEALGAQAETLSGLCGLGDLVLTCSSTSSRNFSLGKALGEGRSASELMSDRRTVAEGAHTAPVLAQLADNRSIAMPITIAVNAILDGENPREVVARLLARPLTAEQPGDQSDIS is encoded by the coding sequence ATGAGCGAAAAAGCCACTATAGGCGTTATCGGCGCAGGCGCTTGGGGCACTGCATTGGCTCAGATGTTGAGCACCGACGGGCGCGACGTGTTGATCTGGGCCTACGAAGCGGAAGTTGTCGAGGCCATCAACGCCGAACGCCGCAACCCCATGTTTCTTCCCAGCGCGCATTTGAACGAGACGATCCGCGCAACCGGCGACCTTGCCGAACTCGCCAGGCTCGACACGCTCCTATGCGTTACTCCGGCGCAAGTGATGGGCAAGGTTCTGGGCGAATTGCCCACTGCACCGCGCGACCTTGTTCTGTGTTCGAAGGGGATCGAAGCCGGCACGGGCAGGCTGATGAACGATGTCGCGCGCGAAGCCTCTCCCGGAAGCGAGATCGCCGTCCTCTCGGGCCCGACTTTCGCGCATGAAGTGGCCGCTGGTCTGCCGACGGCCGTTACGCTCGCCTGCGAAGGCGGACGCGATCAATGGGAGCGCCTCTCCCCAACCATCGCACGGCCCGCATTCCGGCCATATTATTCCGATGATGTGACGGGCGCGGAGATCGGCGGATCGATCAAAAATGTGCTCGCCATTGCGTGCGGCGTGGTCGATGGGCTCGAGCTTGGTCAGAATGCACGCTCGGCGCTCATCGCGCGCGGCTACGCGGAAATGCAGCGTTTCGGTGAGGCGCTCGGAGCGCAGGCGGAAACCTTGTCCGGCTTGTGCGGGCTGGGCGACCTCGTCCTCACCTGCTCGTCGACTTCGAGCCGCAATTTCTCGCTCGGCAAGGCGCTGGGTGAAGGCAGGAGTGCTTCCGAGCTGATGAGCGACCGCCGCACGGTCGCCGAAGGCGCGCACACCGCGCCGGTGCTCGCCCAACTCGCGGACAATCGCAGTATCGCGATGCCGATCACGATTGCGGTCAACGCAATCCTCGATGGCGAAAACCCGCGCGAAGTCGTTGCCCGGTTGCTTGCAAGACCACTCACCGCCGAACAGCCCGGCGACCAGTCGGATATATCGTGA
- a CDS encoding lipopolysaccharide biosynthesis protein: MATLAKGGRTNTMGFVIRLLGNIPFLFIGYRLYGVEAMGRFAAAFVIIEIFALVCALGEKRGLAQRLTEGVEDREGTPSNLVFDGMLASLICSALAVILLLIFPAIIFPSGTSSDYDMWMIAAVPAFALTEILLAAQAYRYDIATTVRARAIVEPWTRSILVGVLFYVPGVAQGGLSLAFLASIYAGLLIAAYSFYRTYGMPTGWRPRPRYLGKLAARALPLVGADVIERGTRLIDVFLLGQFTSPAAVGIYFFAKEIASLPQKLKSSFEPILSPVITKNLKIGNMEAIAAQVRQVGFWIIALQLGIALMIAIPGEAVMGLGGPAIVGGTGALALLLAAEVVASMAVVSESVLVYIAKKRNLAISVGVITSQALMTVGFILLARHLGLDEGFMAGGAALALFIALGLSSIVKAAVLKNLLKAPVSNWRWALVWATGPAVIVGFCATLLPEWAELVFGTPAILGTYLYVIWKRGFGPEDKVLFKKNIVPVDPEPEPAKPA; this comes from the coding sequence ATGGCAACGCTCGCCAAGGGCGGACGTACCAACACGATGGGTTTCGTCATCCGCCTGCTGGGGAATATCCCGTTCCTCTTCATCGGCTACCGCCTCTACGGCGTCGAAGCGATGGGCCGGTTCGCTGCGGCTTTTGTCATTATCGAGATTTTCGCGCTCGTGTGCGCGCTGGGGGAGAAACGCGGTCTCGCCCAGCGGCTTACCGAAGGGGTCGAGGATCGCGAGGGCACTCCCTCGAACCTCGTCTTCGACGGTATGCTCGCGTCGCTTATCTGTTCGGCGCTTGCGGTCATTTTGCTGCTGATCTTCCCCGCGATCATTTTTCCGAGTGGGACGAGCAGCGATTACGACATGTGGATGATCGCTGCTGTGCCCGCTTTCGCGCTCACCGAAATCCTGCTCGCGGCCCAGGCCTATCGCTATGATATCGCGACCACCGTGCGCGCACGGGCCATTGTCGAGCCGTGGACGCGATCGATCCTCGTCGGCGTCTTGTTCTATGTGCCCGGGGTTGCGCAAGGCGGGCTTTCGCTCGCCTTCCTCGCTTCGATCTACGCCGGGCTTCTGATTGCCGCCTATTCGTTCTATCGCACCTATGGCATGCCTACAGGATGGCGGCCGCGCCCGCGCTATCTTGGCAAGCTGGCGGCCCGCGCACTGCCGCTGGTCGGCGCCGACGTGATTGAGCGCGGGACGAGGCTGATCGATGTGTTCCTGCTCGGCCAGTTCACTTCGCCAGCGGCAGTGGGCATCTATTTCTTCGCCAAGGAAATCGCGAGCCTGCCGCAAAAGCTCAAATCGAGTTTCGAGCCGATCCTCTCGCCGGTCATCACGAAAAACCTCAAGATCGGGAATATGGAGGCGATTGCGGCGCAGGTTCGGCAAGTGGGTTTCTGGATCATTGCGCTTCAACTTGGCATCGCGTTGATGATCGCTATTCCCGGCGAGGCGGTGATGGGCCTGGGCGGCCCCGCCATCGTCGGCGGTACAGGCGCGCTTGCATTGTTGCTCGCTGCTGAAGTCGTCGCCTCGATGGCGGTCGTTTCGGAAAGCGTGCTGGTCTATATCGCGAAAAAGCGGAACCTTGCGATCTCGGTCGGGGTCATAACCTCGCAGGCACTGATGACGGTCGGGTTCATCCTCCTTGCAAGGCACCTTGGCCTCGATGAGGGCTTCATGGCTGGGGGTGCCGCGCTCGCGCTGTTCATCGCGCTCGGCCTCTCCAGCATCGTCAAGGCGGCAGTCCTGAAGAACCTCCTCAAGGCACCGGTGTCGAACTGGCGCTGGGCGCTCGTCTGGGCAACCGGACCAGCGGTGATCGTCGGATTTTGCGCGACGCTGCTTCCCGAATGGGCAGAGCTCGTCTTCGGCACGCCCGCTATCCTTGGCACCTACCTCTACGTCATCTGGAAGCGCGGCTTCGGACCAGAGGACAAGGTGCTTTTCAAAAAGAATATCGTGCCAGTCGATCCCGAACCGGAGCCTGCCAAGCCCGCCTGA